The DNA region ACTGCCCTGGATCACCCATCTAAATTAGGGTCTTTAGtggaaaattttttgttttttgttttcaaatattttagaattttttttagaacttttaagaaaatataaaatttataacattaataaaaaaaatatttatttaattattaaataaaagaaaagaaaaggtgtCGAGAAAAATGCTCTATCCCATTATTAAGATTCCAAACATTCCTCTTTTGGATAAGTCtcctacaacttttttaaaaatggataagccattttgtattttttaattttatatgaatttttaaatttctttaattatttaaaaaatatatttattaaaaaatatttacttaattatgaagtaaagaaattaaaataaataaaaaaattcataggaAGAATTTGAATAGGTTTAACTTTTtccttgaaaaataataaaatggagACTTGGGACTATAAGTCTATCGAGGATCTCATTGATTAttgtaaattctttttttttttaatattttttaaacatttagaatattaaagaaaattataaaataataacaaaatattttcttaattattaaataaaaaaatacaatcaatACCTACTTTCGATGCGTATTATCGGTAAGGCTCGGATTTTTCTAATGAAATGGGAATCGGGACTGCTACACAGGAATTTTGAATTTCACCTTGGATGATTCTAGTGTGCTGCTTAAACTGTTGGTCGTGTTGATTAGTGTaaatttccttcttctttttaaataaataaataaataaataaataattttaaaaaataaaaatatagattaatacattaaaaattattttctcaatcataaaattaaaaaaaaaaaaaatttaaatacattagGGGTGAAACTCGGCATTctagttcttttcttttccctttattCAAACGACTTGCCTTCCGACATGAGTTGGGTTCACAGTTTAGACACATTGAAATTGGTTTTGTTGCTACTCTCCGGCATGTTTTTCAGAAAGAAATCCAACTCCTTGACTAATATTTCCATTGCTGGGACCGGCAAGCAAATTCCCACGGCTATCCCTTCCTCTCCTTTACTATTCTTACAAGGAATATAGAAGCTCCCCGTTCTAGGAATGCTGCTTATAAGACATTCTGCTGGCCCACCATAAGTTGGCTTGCCCCACCCAAAGTCCACCTTTCCAAACCCGGCACGTGTTGTATCCGAAACAACGAATGTCCTCACCACCGTAAGGACTGGCCGGCCTCTGGTCACCATTAGATCTGCCACCGACCGCAAATACTCCTCGTTCACTTCTTTTTTTGCCTTCCTCACCAATTCCAAAGCATAACCCAAATTAGTGTTTTCGCAGAGCTTTCCGACAGTTGTGACTGCTGCTGGGTACACAAAAACGTTGCCGTAGTAACCGCTCGGTAACGGAGGATTGAACTTGCCTCTCGCGTTGACGAGGGACATCATGCGCACCTCCTCGTTGCTGTCGAACTGGAGTGCGATGGTGCGGCATCGCCAAAGGCATGCGATGATCACCTCAAAGGTGGTGGACTGGCTCAGGTGATGCGGCACAAACCTACGGATGGCAGACACCTCGGTACGGCCGAAAAAGAAGGAGCGGATAGCCATGTCCTTGAGCGGGGTGACGGTGCCACCCTTGGTGTCGATTACCCCGTCGTACTCGCGGTGCGTGCATGTCACGCATGTTGGGTCCCTCGCATTTAAGAGATGTCTCTGCCATACGGGTAAGACGGAAGGGGCGCCCGCCCCCCGCGCCACCTCGCTCACGGCTGTCATGAACTGGACCAGACCGGCGGCATCGCTCATCGTGTGGTTGAGGCGTAGTCCGAAGATGAACCCGCCACATTTAAGCCGCGTCACCTGCGCCATGCAAGTCATGAAGATACCAATACGTACATGAACAACTTTGggggggaaaataaaaaaattcacgaGTTCCTTGGCAGAATTTGTACCTGAATAAGCAGTAATGGGCAATGAAGAACCCCTCCAGAGCCTGGAAGGTCAAAAAGAAGCTCCTCCAAGCACGGGAATGGAGGTCGAAGAGCATCACCAAACTGCTCAAGTGTAACATCGGCATCTGCCTCGATGAATACGACACCCTCACCGGTGCATTCTACTACAAGTTTCCTTCCAGGCCCTTCTCTAAGCCTGCCTGCAAATGGGTAGTAAAACACAAGTGTTTGAGCAAGTGCCTCTCTGATGACTTTCACAGGGTCTCTCCCTTGCATCGAGGGATCGTGTCTATAAAATTGTATCACCGGGGCTTGAAATCAGAAACTTTCTTGATCGTCGATATCAGAAAGTTGTTTGAACTCGTAGGGTGTGGGCTTAGCTGGAGCAATTAACTCGGGCTTAGCCCTTCGTACTGTGAATACCAGAGACTGAGTTGGTGCTGCCATGGCAAGAAAATGGTTCTTAGCAGACTTTCTAATGCGTGCACACCGCGCTATAATTCGGTCTTCGAAGTTGCCATTTATAGAGAAGAGGTGAAAGTGCCGTACAACTTGCGCATAGCATCTAATACCTGAGAGCAGCAAAAAtggcttatctatttttatctttatttttaaatttaaataaatttttcttaaaatcatatgTATCggcttatttatatttataattttgagtaattataatcaatcattatttatttttgaagatgtcatttttttaaatattatttttattattttttcttatccaAATTATGAAATATTTGTATGAAATTAGACCACACATAGAGTATGTGTGAATTTTTCTATAttactgaatatatatatatatatatatatataaatatatggtagattgaatttattagatttggatattgaatttgacttgaatttattagactatccagattttaagaaaaaaataataataataatatttttttattatttggtcaaaaaatacataatttaatgtaggaatttttcttgatcttcaaaatcaatcttcaaaagatgtgattttgaaGATAAAGATACATAAACCATTACTAGTGCCCTTAcaattctcaaataaataatcaaatcttataaaaaaattttataaaaaataagtctcattaataaaaaaataaattttaacattttttttaaaatggtatttaattttttacaaaagtttgtataagatttatctatttaaaacttatataaatcatttctactACTAAATGAGTAAgcacttttttaaatttgagataaaatcatatttttttaatttgtttttaaccGTTTAGATAATAAGTTAAGATGATATAAgatcgaaattaaaattaaaaattcaataaaataattttttttttagatttgaaaaaattgaattttttattatattttttgtgaaaattttaaaaaattgtaataattagatgaattgAAAGATTTCTTGGCCTCAAGCTTATTCTTTCTATATTccattgaaataattttttattattttttcctcatacttttctttataattttaactattcacttaattaaattcttttctttattatttatatactatatagtgaatataaaaaattaaaaattttaaaaaatcatatatatataatatgtattgtACAGATAACgaaaagaatttttattttaaatttgattataATCGCGACGGATCTTACCTTTATCTTCCCACCAACTTCCGACTTCACCAGTCCCTTCTTCAAGattaaattgattaattataaataacttttttattcattatttttacattatatttatattttatgtttttttatttatatttattaaattttaaaaaagttttactGATTATTCATAcatcacatatttaataaaaaattaaaattaaaattaaaaaaattatatataatatattatataaaatgacgagcaaaatcttttacttataaattagTGATCAGCAATACCAATCACCGGTCAATTTGTTGTAACAAAACTTCACTGCATGCAAATTATTTGataagaataatgttatatatagtatgAAAGAATgtaaatcttattttaaaatttaaataaaaaattataaaattgagtaatgatatatatagttatttttatatatttattttatattttattgatataattaatttttttaatttttttaatatacaattaattatattaataaaatgtataaaaaatatatatataaatgattataaacaatatttttatttcagaaAATGGTTGTTGGTTGAATGTTTAATGAATTCAGCGACTCGGGGGAGGTGGTCTTGCGGATTTTGTTTTATCTGAAGCACGATACACATGTTTTTTTCGTGGCGGTTCATGATCGTCAAATGAATTACTCGGTGGTCGTCATGCGGATTATCTTTCACGTGTGAAACACGATATACAGACATCTGTTTTTACCTGAATTTCAATAGATCCTCGTGTGGTTGCCATAGCCTCTACGTGGCACGCAGTAGTGAGCAGGCCGGCTTGAGGGCCAGGGTAGCAATAGAGGTTGGAAAAGTAAATCTTATTAGGTGCTTGTGGCACGGGACATATAATTATAActgaaatagaaataaaaaagaataaaagaaataataaggaacttcaattgtagaaaaatttcacttataataaaaagattacaagaatttttctcttgaataaggagagcacaattgacaataccatctcttataaaatgagaaaactcactctttcttataaaaagagagataatatataggagaaacctcactatttttctctctaaaactctctctttctttaaatgtttttttcaaaatgggataggtttctaaaagcaaaaacatgtatttatagaagttaaaggaggtggaagatggcggaagcaagtggaagatggtggaatcaaatgtgaacgcaagcttgatgtaggttgtcaactagctaccatttttgacccataaagaagatggcggaagcaagtggaagatggcagaagcaaatgtgaatgcaagctcaactagccactatttttgacccataaaagtggctttaccgctacatatctcccacttaaagtcacttttgtaattcttctatcttttctacactTTCCATCTCTATGCCGCTTACATATCTGCTAGGCCTAAGGAGGATCGATACCAGATAAACTTGTTATTATTAATTggctttgttaatatatctgctaggttgtcttttgtatggattttttgtatatccacacttcctttttccaccttctcacgaacgaagtgatactgaactcgtatgtgctttgtcctttaatgaaatgctggattctttgctaaatgcaaagcgctctgactatcacaaaataaattaaccttctcttgtacgtgtccgagctcttccagcagcatttgcaaccatattgcctctttgctagtttgtgtagctgcgacatattctgcctctgttgtagaagtagccacgatagactgcaatttgaaacccagcttacagctcctccagcaagagtaaacacataacctgaggtggacttgctcttgtcaagatcacctgcataatctGAATCAACATAGCCTCTGACAGTAAAGTCTGATCCGTCATAACATAATGCGACATTTGAGGTACCCTTGACATATCTCAGGATCCTCTTTACAGCACTCCAATGCTCTTTATCAGGATTTGTCATGTATCGACTAACCACTCCCACTGATTGTGCAATgtctggtcttgtacaaaccatagcgaacattaagctacccactgctgatgcatacggtactcgagacatttccatcctctctgcttcattgctaggactcatacttgaggataacttgaaattaataggaagagaggtagaaattggcttacaatattgcatgttgaagcgtcgcaagattttcttcaaataatttttctgagaaagccatatcttcctattatttctgtctcagtaaatttgcatccctagaatcttgtttgctggtcccaagtccttcatttcaaactccctagccaactgtgcctttaagtctgtaatacgatctttgttggggcctgctaccaacatgtcgtcaacatacaacaacagaataatgaaattaccatcaccaaatctcttgtagtaaacacaaggatctgaactatgtctgttgtatctaaggctcatgataaaggaatcaaatctcttataccaacatctcggcgcctgtttgagaccgtatagagatttgttcaacctgcaaaccaagttctctttttctttttcttcaaaaccttctggttggagcatgtaaatttcttcttcaatttctccatgaagaaatgcagttttcacgtccagttgttctaagtacaagtcaaatgtagcacacatcgcaaggactgctcgaaccgttgaaagtcgaacaacaggagagaatatttcGTTGAAGTCTATGCCTTCTTTCTGAGCGAATCCTTTCACCACCAATCTAGCACAATACCACTCCACTTGGTCATTGCCATTtcgtttgatcttgtaaacccatttgtttccgatggcctttcttccttgtggtagtggtacaagatcccatgttttgtttttatggagagcttcaatttcttcttgcattgcaaccaTCCACAGAGAAGCTTCTTGACTATTTGTAGCCTCATGGAAAGTTGACGGTTCTCCATCTTGTGTTAGTAGACAGTATGCGACATTTCCCTCCATGATGTACTCTGAGTGCCAAGCTGGTTCTCTTCTCTCCCGAGTTGATCGTGGAACTTGTGGGATTGCACACTCAGCTTGTTTTTGTTCTTCGTGCTCTGATATTGCTTCAGAAGAACCTGgaacttctaattcttgtctttcttcaacttgaactgtagtagtctctggtttctcttttgaagcgctatcattttctttttcttgtaccttattttctataaatacaACATCACTGCTGATTAGCACCTTGCGGGCAGTGGGATCCCACAGGCGATACCCCTTGACTCCATCAGCATaccctaagaaaatacattttctagattttggatctagctttgatgtttcttgggcgttgtacataacataaacaggacttccaaatgtatgtaagtgagaataatcagctggcttatcagtccacatctccatcggcgttttcagatcaattgcggttgatggtgaccgattgatcacataacaagcagtcttgactgcttctgcccaaaatgacTTGGCCATTCCCGCAGTTCTCAACATCGCTCTTCTTCGTTCTAACAAGGTTCTGTTCATCCGCtctgctactccattttgttgtggagtgtatgtcaccgtgagctgccttttgataccttcttgttgacagaagctatcaaattcaataccagtatattctcctccattgtctgtctttaaacacttgatcttcttttcagattcaagctcaacccgcgctttgaatattttaaaaactggaaatacatctgctttattttttattggatacacccaacatctcctggagtaatcgtcaataaatgacacaaagtACTTTGCTTCTCCTAGGGACAAAATTGGTGCTTGCCAAACatcagaatggattagttctaagatagctttacttctagcagaggaactactgaatttcaatctgtgctgcttactagtaacacaatgctcacaaaagggtaatgaaacctttttgagccctggaagaagcttttgttcagCAAGAATCTTCAAACCTCGTTCTGACATGTGGCTAAGCTTACGGTGCCacatcattgttaattcttctgCAGAACTTGCCAACGCAGtggatgcttctccttcttgttgtgtttctCCTTTAAGCATATATAAATTTGCAGATATCTTTTccgctttcatcattacaagcacgcctttaactattttcatgatcccatcttgaatatgggttttacacccactattatctaattgtcctaaagacaatagatttttcttcaggcctttcacatgtcgtacctcctgaatggtgcgaactgtaccgtcacacatcttcaatttgatggtaccaataccaacaatctccaaggcatgatcgtctcctatgaacacagatcctcctgaaataggttcatattgatggaaccattctctctggggagtcatatgccatattgctcctgagtcaataagccagacatcagtgaattttcttctaccttcagtaactgttgttgcctcactgtataaaatttcaccatcatctgaggtgcttgctacacaaccctgagcttttgacaactcagggccttttcctttggcttcttcgttcttcttgagatgccaacactctcttttgtagtgccctttcttgccacagtgatgacacttgacattcttcttacttCTGGATTTTGATCTACTCTGATTTTGACTCCCACTAGGGCTACGTTCCGTTGATCTCCCTCTCGTCATTACCAAAGCTTCGGCTTGTTGTGAACCTCCTGGtctatcttctttgcttttgcgccgactttctttttcaagaactgcagctgcaatatcatcgaagactagaatttcaatattgttggttaagttgatgatgagttgatcatacgaatcaggtagactttgaagtagaatttcagcacgttcacccgtctctatgttgtgccccattgctgtgagctgtgaaaataaagtgttgagggtgttgatgtggtctgtcaccatagttgactccatcatccgaagggtatagagttttcttctcaagaaaattttgttgtgtagtgatttggccccgtacaattttgtcagagtatcctatatctcttttgctgtctttttctccgccacatttgacaatactccatcagctagtgctaggtacagattagcaatagcattgtcatccatctcgttccacttgccgtcgtcagtgatctcatcgggcctatctccaattgccgtcaagcaattatctttcctcaaaattgcttttattctcattttccacaatGAGAAATTACTCCTATTGAACTTCTCTATTTCGTACTTCGTCGCCATTATTGAAGATGCCTCCTTTCCACTAACTGGATCTAACTGTAGCACGAAAACCGGCTATAAACCTGATGCTCTAATACCACTGTTAGGCGCttgtggtacggggcatacaattacaactgaagtagaaatgagaaaaaataaaagaaataataaggaactctaattgtagaagaatttcacttatagcaaaaggattacaagaatttttctcttgaataaggagagcacaattgagaataccctctcttataaaaggagaaaactcactctttcttataaaaggagagacataatataggagaaacctcactatttttctctctaaaactctctctctttctttaaatttttctttcaaaatgggataggtttctaaaagcaaaaacatgtatttataggagttaaaggaggtggaagatgacggaagcaagtggaagatggcggaagcaaatgtgaatgtaagcttgatgtaggttgtcaactagccaccattttttacccataaagaagatagcggaagcaagtggaagatggcggaagcaaatgtgaatgcaagctcaactagccaccattttttacccataaaagtggctttaccgctacaaATCTATACTAAAACGAttcgttttatttaatttggaaTACTGATACCGAGCGACAAAGTGAAGAAATggaaacagaagaaaaaaattaaaaggagaTCCCATTTGAAAGAAAACTGTTTACAGTCttccaaaaatcaaaaataCGTACTACCATGGAAATctcatttgaaggaaaaaattgAAGGTTGAAAACtgtatttacagttttaaaaaaatcaaagaaatccACTATTACGGAAATCCCAtctaaagagagagaaaaaaatgaaagttgaagaatattgcatttataattttttaaaaactaaagaaaTCCACTATCATGAAAATTccatttgaacaaaaataaataaataaatgaaaaatggagaagactcaatacaatagaaaaaaaaaatacattttcgaTCTGAtggaaaatatcatttctttctcaAATAGCATATTTGCAAATGTCACGAAAATTCAATGTGTTTGCGACGAAAAGTTTTGTTATATGCAAGTAAAGTCGtatactaatctgcgtattaattctaatttattcatatttaaaatttaaattaacactatttttaataaaatttattttttgatgaatcacattaaattaatacacatattaatgcacaattatgcttgtaactagattttttcttatttcattttccCGATTTCTTGCAATTTTCCCATTTTGCAAGAAATCTATTTCTCCATCAGCATCTCTCTTTCCCCAAAAGCTCTCTATTCTCTTAAGTTGCGTTTAAGTAATAggtaatttcaaatattttataaataataataaaaattaataatgacTATCCAAACAGACTCTTAATCTCTCTCTTATCAAGATTCAAGTCAGTCGAGTTTTTTTCATAGAGAGAGGAGCATGAGCAGAAGAAAGTTGGAGGCTACGAATCGTGACGTGGCATCCAAACCAGATTGCCACGTCATGGTGTGCGATATAAATAAATTCGATCAACAGCGGAATACAATTTCTCATTAACACAAACAGTGAACaataattatgttttatatgtttttttcttaTACCATTCCCGTTAGTATAGCCTTAAAGTTTTGGATTGAAACTCATCATGGGTACCCCATTTCAAAAGAAGAATTCTATTGATAAGTTTCCGGCAATGACATATTCAATCAGAAAGACGATATTTGCAAGAATTTTATCATCCATAATCTCTGTacattacatattatatttatttttattttttcaaattttaattttttttaattttattatttttaaactgatataattcttctactcattatctacataatacacattaaataagagaaaaacataataaaaaaattatgtataaaatatattgtgagaatgatgagtagaattttttttatttgtaatgatatataaattttgcacacttttaaaaaaaattaagtaaatttgaaaaaaaaattattttttaataatagattttagtttttttaaaatgaatccATGAAATTGATACATTCTaagattatatttaacattatttctATAAATACTTATAtgcattataaaaataataatatttacaattataaataagtaattgtctcatactctttttaaaaaatataaataaaattaaaattgatgtaaaaaattagttttttaactatagattttattctttttttaaataatacacattctATAACTAACTATATTGTGTTActagaaaaaatggaaaaattttacttgttagtcatatattatatattatgcatatttttttattttaataattataaagtataagaataataagtaaaaaaattaattaatttaataaattaaaaataaaataaatataatatatatcgcATGGATGGtgaaaaggaaaacaataaaTGTCTGAGCAATGCATTTGTGTACGTCGATTCATAACGACCTC from Carya illinoinensis cultivar Pawnee chromosome 6, C.illinoinensisPawnee_v1, whole genome shotgun sequence includes:
- the LOC122312595 gene encoding secreted RxLR effector protein 161-like, coding for MVCTRPDIAQSVGVVSRYMTNPDKEHWSAVKRILRYVKGTSNVALCYDGSDFTVRGYVDSDYAGIRCYAQVVRHFHLFSINGNFEDRIIARCARIRKSAKNHFLAMAAPTQSLVFTVRRAKPELIAPAKPTPYEFKQLSDIDDQESF
- the LOC122312983 gene encoding benzyl alcohol O-benzoyltransferase-like; translation: MQGRDPVKVIREALAQTLVFYYPFAGRLREGPGRKLVVECTGEGVVFIEADADVTLEQFGDALRPPFPCLEELLFDLPGSGGVLHCPLLLIQVTRLKCGGFIFGLRLNHTMSDAAGLVQFMTAVSEVARGAGAPSVLPVWQRHLLNARDPTCVTCTHREYDGVIDTKGGTVTPLKDMAIRSFFFGRTEVSAIRRFVPHHLSQSTTFEVIIACLWRCRTIALQFDSNEEVRMMSLVNARGKFNPPLPSGYYGNVFVYPAAVTTVGKLCENTNLGYALELVRKAKKEVNEEYLRSVADLMVTRGRPVLTVVRTFVVSDTTRAGFGKVDFGWGKPTYGGPAECLISSIPRTGSFYIPCKNSKGEEGIAVGICLPVPAMEILVKELDFFLKNMPESSNKTNFNVSKL